TTGGCATTTTAGGCTCTTATGTTACAAAAGTTTTATCAGGTTCTGGATATAgtaagtaaaaaagaaaaagccaCAAGATTCTAAAGTGCTGGATTACTGCAGGTCAGAAATATCCTGTGTCAACTGATATGGAGCTGCTTTGTGAGGGAGCACCGTTTCAGAAGGCTGTCGTCTGTAGAAATATGTCTTAAATCAAGCAAAATTCATTGCATATTTTCTGTAAATCTTTCCCCGTATAGAGAAGATAACAACGCAGTGTGTATATACCTTCACTGTTTAGAAAGCGTAAAAGCAGGTCACGTCATTGTCACATGTTCCGGGCCaagcgtgtgtgcatgtagcaCTGCACATACGCTGCACTCCACCCCCTATCAGTTAACTGCGTTCTGATTGGTCTGTTCTACACTGTTACACAATCCTAACTGGCTAAAATCAAATGCTACTCCAATTTCAGTTGAACATTTGACCTTGGGAACCAGTGGGGTAAACCTACAGTCATGACCCAAACAGTCCAGCATGCAACTAAGATCATGCTTGTAATAATACTGCATTTATATTGGTTTCTGTAAACTTAATGTGGccatttttttttggggggggggggggggggggggcaagttGTATCATGTACAACTTTACAGTATGAAGGACTATCTTCCCCTGTTATTTTGAGAAAGTCGTAACAGTTTTCAGGACAGCAGAATTAATTCTGTAAGGGATGAGTTCCTCCTTAAATCCCAGGGATCACGCAAATCGATTAATGACGCTAAAGCACGCAAAAAACaagaaacacacctcacattaACAGGGTTTTCTGTGGCTTGCAGGTTTCATAGTAGGTGCAATTAATTTTTAGTCCCCTGAAATCTGAATAAAATGGCCTTAGTGCCCAGGGTTTACCCACTTTTTCAAACCCAACGTTTTACATTACAGAGCTAAAAATGGCTCACTGTCTAAATATTAATGTGTCAGTAGGTGTGGAAATGAAAGAGCAGCAAGAGAACTGATCGCTCAGTGTGTAGTGGGGTCTCATATCTGTGAGCACAATCTGCTCCTGAGGAAAACGTATTAACTGGAATGATCTCAAAGACCTGCGAGATGAATTTAAAGTGTTCCTAGTTACTTCGCATACGTTGTAAGCTCCCAAATGTCTTCGGATGTTTTCTAAATTTGTATAGTTGTAAGGGCTAACCTTTAATATTCAGAATAACTTGCACTTGGCCCTGGTGCTATGGAAGTTAAACTTAATCTTCTTAATCAGGATTAAGCAGATAAAGTGGCACTGAGTGCATTTAAACAGGAGGATGAGGCTAGATGTTGTCTTAATAAATTTCATCACCAGATATATATGTATTATGATATATTTGTGTTCACAACAgtttatatgagtgtgtgtgtgtgtgtgtgtgtacgcacgtgTCACAGGGCCTTCAGCGGGTGGCCTCACAGGCCTTCAGCACAACAGCCAGGCAgctgaggaacaaggttccagACAACCAGAAGATCTTCCAGGTGAGGAGCTCAAAGTACAGAAGAGAGACAACGGGGCCCAACACAGCACTGGTCACTTCATAACCACCTGTAGACACACTTTCATGGAACTCAGTGGGTTTGAATTAGGACACGGAAGGATGCACCTGAGACTGTTCTACATAAAcgagagagcacacacacacacacacacacacacacacacacacactcacacacacacacggcacttATCCATCATGTGCTTTTCAGGCGGACAATGGTCTCCCGGTCCACATCAAAGGCGGAACCACCGATGTTCTTCTGTACCGTTTAACCATGACTCTCACTGTTGTCGGTAAAGTAGtgctcacacacgtacacacacaccaaagacaCTGCATCAAATCTGCTGCTTAGTACGAACATCCCCTTGAATATTTCTGAATCTGTCCTTCCAACATCATGTCTTTTCTCTGTTTAGGTACCGGGTTTTCATTGTACTGGCTCCTGGTGGCCTCTATGCCCAGGGGCAAAGCCAGCTGAAGCCGCGGACCCCACACCAGCAAAGCCACTGGTACAAATTCAACTGAATTCACTTCCATATTGTACAAATACAATTCTGCTTAAAGGGAAAATGTATAGGGTGTATAAAATAAACCTCGACTGTGTGACTCTTTCTTAAACTAGTTTTGGAGTTTTTTAAACACCTTTGCTCTGAGTTGGTGTGAAAGCAACATACGGTGTCTTCCACAGCAGTCAGTTTCCGTCTTTAGGGGTGACTTCACTGCCACCTTGTGGCAAAAGTGAGTCTATACACGAGATTTGAAAAAATCCAGTTCAACCAACAGAGCTTAATTTCtgagtaaataagataaataagTGGTGGGATAATGTTGCATTTAACCTCATAAAAGAGATCGAAAGGTTTAATTTTATAATCTGATCCAATTACAAAACCAATTTAAAAG
This sequence is a window from Brachyhypopomus gauderio isolate BG-103 chromosome 16, BGAUD_0.2, whole genome shotgun sequence. Protein-coding genes within it:
- the cox7a1 gene encoding cytochrome c oxidase subunit 7A1, mitochondrial, which translates into the protein MCVLVWPLSEELEKSSQRPASDMRHLLGLQRVASQAFSTTARQLRNKVPDNQKIFQADNGLPVHIKGGTTDVLLYRLTMTLTVVGTGFSLYWLLVASMPRGKAS